Proteins encoded within one genomic window of Gemmatimonadota bacterium:
- a CDS encoding response regulator transcription factor — MDKQQILIVDDEPLVISELAGFLRDEPYAIFTAENGIEGLEILRKEEIGLAVVEIHVEDMDGMTILKRVKAEKIQTAILIMSDLGNMELGAEVIKAGGVSVFDKPIKKDVFLAEVKKYMPPQDIWKSWLESFLEANYSNPKLRFKDVMRHFRFSESYGHKLFKKHLGMPYRMCLRNVRLTKAEKALQNTSYTLSEVAYLCGFASLSTFSKVFKETYGVSPSTYRKK; from the coding sequence ATGGACAAACAGCAAATTTTGATTGTAGATGATGAACCACTTGTAATCTCAGAGCTTGCAGGATTCTTGCGGGATGAACCTTATGCAATATTCACCGCGGAAAATGGGATAGAAGGGCTTGAAATTTTAAGAAAAGAGGAGATTGGCCTTGCTGTCGTTGAGATACATGTAGAGGACATGGATGGTATGACAATATTGAAGCGTGTGAAGGCGGAGAAAATTCAGACTGCTATACTGATCATGTCAGATTTGGGAAACATGGAATTGGGCGCGGAGGTGATTAAGGCTGGCGGGGTGAGTGTATTTGATAAACCCATCAAGAAAGATGTGTTTTTGGCGGAGGTCAAAAAATACATGCCTCCGCAAGATATTTGGAAGAGTTGGTTGGAATCATTTTTGGAGGCGAATTACAGCAATCCAAAGCTGAGATTTAAAGATGTCATGCGTCATTTCAGGTTCTCGGAAAGCTATGGACATAAATTATTTAAAAAGCACCTGGGAATGCCATACAGGATGTGCCTTCGGAATGTACGCCTAACAAAGGCTGAGAAAGCGTTGCAGAACACATCATATACTCTTTCAGAAGTTGCTTACCTGTGTGGGTTTGCATCTTTATCGACTTTTAGCAAGGTTTTTAAAGAGACGTATGGAGTTAGTCCGAGTACATATCGAAAAAAGTAG
- a CDS encoding YHYH domain-containing protein, which yields MFKFLISCLLIFSGLTNTDGHGGGLDQNGGHWDRKAGTYHYHRPRSGSSENSQSSLVQVNKNTKDISMLGVQVSGILASLTNIQSRISTLEAMVESKLSRLLTRVDSIQIARPEIKRETIVRWINDPVSIGWSASSDQTDYSTVQFSFKLSDFAEDMKIDISEVVNYTYFILDIALGTGEDGLPTPNVAVPVHLATAFSSVLSEDRIIFVLKVEPKDIHKDKIESIQSLSNRTRPRNSYLHLLAVRK from the coding sequence ATGTTCAAATTTCTTATTTCTTGCCTGTTGATTTTTTCTGGACTTACTAATACAGATGGACATGGAGGAGGTTTGGATCAGAATGGAGGGCATTGGGATAGAAAGGCTGGAACTTATCATTATCACCGTCCCCGTTCAGGAAGCTCAGAGAACTCACAAAGTTCACTCGTGCAGGTGAACAAAAATACAAAAGATATATCTATGTTAGGGGTTCAAGTGTCTGGTATCCTTGCTTCGCTGACGAATATTCAGTCCAGGATTTCAACACTGGAAGCAATGGTGGAGAGTAAATTATCCAGACTTCTCACCCGCGTAGATAGCATTCAGATTGCAAGGCCAGAGATAAAAAGAGAAACAATTGTAAGGTGGATAAATGATCCTGTATCTATAGGATGGAGTGCCAGTTCTGATCAAACGGATTATAGTACGGTACAATTCAGTTTCAAGTTATCCGACTTCGCCGAAGATATGAAAATAGATATTTCAGAAGTAGTGAATTATACTTATTTCATTTTAGATATTGCTTTGGGAACAGGAGAAGATGGCTTACCGACTCCCAATGTTGCTGTCCCTGTGCATCTTGCGACCGCGTTTTCGTCTGTCCTTTCAGAGGATCGTATAATTTTTGTTCTAAAAGTAGAACCAAAGGATATTCATAAAGATAAAATTGAGTCCATTCAATCTCTGAGTAATCGTACCCGACCGCGAAATTCTTATCTTCACCTTCTTGCTGTTAGGAAATGA
- a CDS encoding patatin-like phospholipase family protein, translating into MSRTSKDEATLKYPRIGLALSGGGFRASIFHLGVIRRLEELGIMKYVHTISAVSGGSIIAAYYVIEMEKRLRQRREELADNPDRLDEVRLQIFEEIADCFFQALNHNLRSRAMVFGPFYHPILFLKSLWPSCSRSDIMQKEYDKWFYHDETLDHLPSVTLRDNDARSEEEKIPLFFAGPEVVLNTTSLLTGERIGFSRDPVSRLQELHRVNQNTLKLSKVVGASSGVPGLFPPTTIWGDKLVDGGVADNQGIDALVGLDRLLDDEESSATDRDDFDVLLVSDASGQMEPVHRQGNRAFVVMGRTFSIFQFQLRRKMLKLLRLWQRNDSSSREFAFVHLFLNLKDRPNTPRVPSEYIPALGGIRTDLDQFSFIEREVLMYHGYTLIDAQIQKYCERLKAVISNKTGDVPELAQPPLFLDQPSSDQTTEKCVSETRLRKRVKDVLAVGSGRVFLYRSWRKHPKKSSGIFGSVLLLLIDGWGWGVGAVQNFLKLFRAFNSQTERWLSFAMPDWLQWIVEKVVENCSFPLDTQVLTDVVWILLWLYIVAFLAYVAMRRMVRRWDIKDYQTLTDKDYTLHWTTNDASSEDRR; encoded by the coding sequence ATGAGCAGGACATCAAAGGATGAGGCTACTTTGAAATACCCCCGGATCGGTCTTGCTCTTTCCGGAGGCGGGTTTCGGGCTTCGATTTTCCACCTGGGAGTGATTCGCCGACTCGAAGAACTCGGGATCATGAAGTACGTCCATACGATCTCTGCTGTTTCGGGTGGCTCAATCATAGCAGCCTATTACGTGATCGAGATGGAGAAGCGTCTGCGCCAACGCCGGGAAGAGTTGGCAGATAATCCTGACCGGCTCGACGAGGTCCGACTTCAGATATTTGAAGAAATCGCCGACTGTTTTTTCCAAGCCCTTAACCACAACCTGCGGTCCAGGGCGATGGTGTTCGGTCCATTCTACCATCCAATTCTCTTCCTCAAGAGCTTGTGGCCCTCTTGTTCTCGCTCTGACATAATGCAGAAAGAATATGACAAGTGGTTTTATCACGACGAAACGCTGGATCATTTGCCCTCAGTCACTTTGCGCGACAACGATGCACGTTCCGAAGAAGAGAAGATCCCTCTATTCTTCGCTGGACCGGAGGTTGTACTGAACACGACATCGTTGCTTACAGGTGAGCGAATAGGGTTCAGCCGAGACCCGGTATCCCGCCTGCAAGAGCTTCATCGTGTAAATCAGAATACGTTGAAGTTGTCGAAGGTCGTAGGAGCATCTTCAGGAGTACCCGGCCTATTTCCCCCTACGACAATATGGGGAGACAAGCTTGTAGATGGGGGCGTCGCAGACAACCAGGGAATAGATGCTCTGGTTGGCCTTGATCGCTTACTGGATGACGAAGAAAGTTCAGCGACTGACCGTGATGACTTCGATGTCCTGCTCGTCAGCGATGCCTCCGGACAGATGGAGCCAGTTCATCGACAGGGAAATCGGGCATTCGTCGTTATGGGGCGAACCTTTTCTATTTTTCAGTTCCAGCTTCGAAGAAAAATGCTTAAGCTCCTCCGTTTGTGGCAGAGAAACGACAGCAGCAGTCGCGAATTTGCGTTTGTGCATTTGTTTTTAAACCTCAAGGACAGGCCCAACACGCCGCGCGTGCCTTCCGAGTATATTCCCGCGTTGGGTGGGATCCGAACTGATCTGGATCAGTTTAGTTTTATCGAACGGGAAGTCTTGATGTACCACGGCTACACTCTTATTGACGCACAGATCCAAAAGTATTGTGAAAGGTTGAAGGCGGTTATCAGCAACAAGACCGGTGACGTACCAGAGTTGGCACAACCGCCTCTCTTTCTTGACCAGCCAAGTTCAGACCAAACTACCGAGAAATGCGTCAGCGAAACCAGGCTACGAAAGCGCGTGAAGGATGTGTTGGCAGTTGGGAGTGGTCGTGTGTTCTTATATCGTTCGTGGCGAAAACATCCCAAGAAATCATCGGGGATCTTTGGATCTGTCCTGTTATTGTTGATTGATGGTTGGGGCTGGGGGGTGGGAGCCGTTCAAAACTTTTTGAAGTTATTCCGCGCTTTCAACTCGCAGACCGAGAGATGGCTATCCTTTGCGATGCCCGACTGGTTACAGTGGATTGTAGAGAAAGTCGTTGAGAATTGCAGCTTTCCCTTGGACACTCAAGTGCTAACGGACGTGGTCTGGATTCTTTTGTGGCTTTATATTGTTGCATTTCTGGCGTATGTGGCGATGAGACGGATGGTCAGGCGATGGGATATCAAGGACTATCAGACACTGACCGATAAGGACTACACCCTTCACTGGACCACAAATGACGCCTCTTCAGAGGATCGGCGATGA
- a CDS encoding SPASM domain-containing protein, giving the protein MLCIQKCDMHLFQTEEHKQPVVYQVETGLFFELDTLFEAILACCEGLSVAQVVQVLADQYEAEEIVAAIEELAQVGLISDGALPLVSSVPTAEGVAACGVSQTDRLQVSLHVSHTCNIQCAYCFAHGGDYGGKAMLMQSDVAEQAIRWIVTEAQVFGRCQIDFFGGEPLLNFPLMQELVPFAKSLGARLGVQVGFGIVTNGTLLTDEMKQFLVDEKFQIKVSIDGGRKTQDRIRKFHNGSGTYDVVAKNVKKLTDEAPERVYLQAVMTAYDMDEDQIADALRSLGTDNALIGPAVVSPDAPYAIREEHIPVLKQQIHKRSRRALKAILSGEEGEDEEFDPRIQKLLTRKKSCHGCLGGKQYLAVAADGSIYFCSSLADAPEFKMGDVFAGIDREKQQYFDAQFNVNNRSECKTCWARNLCGGGCLWEARTTTGDPMSPNPVFCEQTRYRYELAMEMCMEIAETDASLLQRRYDLEVTS; this is encoded by the coding sequence ATGCTGTGTATTCAAAAATGCGACATGCATCTTTTTCAAACTGAAGAGCACAAACAACCTGTTGTCTATCAGGTAGAGACAGGTCTGTTTTTTGAATTGGATACCCTTTTCGAGGCGATTTTAGCGTGTTGCGAGGGCTTGTCTGTTGCCCAGGTTGTTCAGGTGCTGGCTGATCAATACGAGGCAGAGGAGATTGTCGCGGCGATTGAGGAATTGGCTCAGGTGGGTTTGATTTCGGATGGTGCTTTGCCTCTGGTATCTAGTGTGCCGACAGCAGAAGGGGTGGCAGCCTGTGGGGTTTCGCAGACAGATCGGTTGCAGGTGTCGTTGCACGTTTCCCATACGTGCAATATTCAGTGTGCTTATTGCTTTGCCCACGGTGGAGATTATGGTGGTAAGGCCATGCTGATGCAATCAGATGTTGCCGAGCAAGCCATACGCTGGATTGTCACCGAGGCTCAGGTGTTCGGACGGTGCCAGATTGATTTTTTTGGTGGGGAGCCGCTTTTGAATTTTCCATTGATGCAGGAGCTTGTTCCGTTTGCCAAATCTTTGGGAGCGCGGTTGGGTGTGCAGGTTGGTTTTGGCATTGTGACCAATGGCACGCTGTTGACCGACGAGATGAAGCAGTTTTTGGTTGATGAAAAGTTTCAGATTAAGGTCAGCATAGATGGTGGGCGTAAGACACAGGACCGCATCCGCAAGTTTCACAATGGTTCTGGGACTTATGATGTTGTGGCAAAGAATGTAAAGAAATTGACTGATGAGGCACCAGAACGCGTGTATTTGCAGGCTGTTATGACAGCTTATGATATGGACGAGGATCAGATTGCCGATGCGTTGCGTTCGCTGGGTACTGATAACGCGCTCATCGGTCCGGCTGTTGTTTCACCGGATGCGCCTTATGCGATTCGGGAAGAACACATACCTGTTTTGAAGCAACAAATTCATAAGCGGAGTAGGCGTGCACTCAAGGCTATTTTAAGCGGTGAAGAGGGTGAAGATGAAGAGTTTGATCCGCGGATTCAAAAATTGCTGACGCGCAAAAAATCTTGTCATGGGTGTCTGGGTGGTAAGCAGTATCTGGCGGTTGCAGCAGATGGGTCGATTTATTTTTGCTCGAGTTTGGCCGATGCGCCCGAGTTTAAGATGGGTGATGTGTTCGCGGGTATTGATCGCGAAAAACAGCAGTATTTTGACGCGCAGTTCAATGTGAATAATCGCTCTGAGTGCAAGACCTGCTGGGCGCGCAATCTGTGTGGTGGCGGATGTCTTTGGGAGGCGCGGACGACAACGGGTGATCCGATGTCTCCCAATCCGGTTTTTTGTGAGCAGACGCGCTATCGCTATGAGTTAGCGATGGAGATGTGTATGGAGATTGCAGAGACGGATGCGTCTTTGTTGCAGCGACGTTATGATCTGGAGGTGACATCATAG
- a CDS encoding protein kinase: MFAIGTILDKRYQIQAHLGTGGMGEVYRVLDLEQDRECALKILNTMVDQKAVYRRFHREFQVLNRFEHPRLVRTFAWGFAEDRPYFTMEYLPGKTLEKIITDQALLGRFRAAYFFALMQQIAEGLAYVHAQGAVHRDLKPSNIMVLETEVGIDTTILDLGLAKLRHLHSASITHTGATIGTAEYMSPEQGKGLWVDHRSDLYSLGVILYEMLTGTPPFSGQNPVSVILKHIRESPPSMAEAHVEVPAQTQQIVLKLLAKEPVDRYQSAEELVQALNGVASSGFVLPDDEQRDVHRKVMRPQFVGRESEMKTLRAMLRDVQAGEQRVVLISGEAGVGKSRLAEELLGDALIHDFLCLKGAGREEGGQIYGALIDAFQRVKTTDLVGRVPDSLETDKFSVMEHWLQLLKRLRQKQPIVLCLEDIQWLDELSLEFLQYVLRDPEPCPFLLCLTCQWSNRESIPNEVENFIHGNEFAKATRIQLGDLPREEVGYLAASMLGERSIPPDALQTLFRETGGQPLFVVEAVRTLVHADVVRQDVYGDWQWGEFPETLLSDDISEVLYRRITTLSAVQRQVMEYACVFLNDFSFELLASIWLGDELELLEILEGLIDEGLLITYGDEERYRFSQGLYRRAIYDRMQDVRRRLLHREIGNVLEESEDVEELTEELADHFAAAGEQNKAVKYMRLSGKKALVKHAYRQALRRFEAVRDRTTNDDFESPVDAIEFLCDYADALRNCGQYNRALEFLDEAKALLPADRKDLKAHVLNRKGGIYSLNRRGEIAEKYMLEALRLYRELGDLDGEIQALSSLAHLCDVSGRHEEAVAYMRREMEKYATLGKVQNEAIVQVREGQATLMKFRFETAKAHLEATVKTSQRLGLEYYRVWALNLLSRVHFYLGDFNRAETICYEVIGEWRKRGDVYWEAVNFLYLGELALERGDFTGALEYAETSVERFLQTPRRDYVYRTYAIAATAAARMGDIEVALEWAERASEGTQQTSGMFTGILPLVYSGIGVAFAQAGRTAEAVEAFEQAIECRRESKGDHWARALLIAGEFYLERGDVPKAQAHLEAAKQAFEEMEMSYFLEKTQVLLDQLRESSRNEDAVFSSEISVDTLSVDRLRLLYDVSRELTTEHDVKVLLDRTLGNLLTVYSAERVVIAIKNETPKGFVVDAARHHNLEVDDAEALSGSIIRRVIETNEPVLSIDAQTDDRLNRYQSVIDYNIRSVLCVPLFHVKEGVIGALYVDHRGIGNAFSEADQTFLQAFANLVGVALVNARMYEQLEEKAQYLQQQVERRYRLDDLVGQSDVMQAIYRLIETAAKSDIPVLVQGETGTGKELAARAIHYNSTRKDQRFLSQNCATLSPELLQSELFGHKKGAFTGATEDHKGIFEAANRGTVFLDEIADAPPQLQRSLLRVLQEGEIRRVGETVDCTVDVRIIAATNRDLKKEVEKGSFREDLYYRLQGVQIDMPPLREHLEDVPLLAEHLLIRAKEDVNKLVGGLTLGAIKVLTSHRWSGNVRELENVIRLAVVLAEEEGDITPDLFSIAAGHAVSDVSVEFQGYLQDRVQEYEKQLIRDTLEKYEGNITHTARELGMTRAGLQKKINRLGLR, encoded by the coding sequence ATGTTTGCAATCGGCACCATTCTCGACAAAAGGTATCAAATCCAGGCGCACCTGGGAACCGGGGGCATGGGAGAAGTTTATCGGGTGTTGGACCTGGAACAAGACCGGGAGTGCGCGCTCAAAATTTTGAATACAATGGTGGATCAGAAGGCTGTGTACCGCCGTTTTCATAGAGAGTTTCAGGTGTTGAATAGATTTGAGCATCCGCGCCTGGTACGCACGTTTGCCTGGGGCTTTGCCGAAGATCGCCCCTATTTTACAATGGAATATTTGCCCGGGAAGACACTGGAAAAAATTATTACCGATCAGGCACTGTTAGGACGATTCCGAGCTGCGTACTTTTTTGCTCTGATGCAACAAATTGCCGAGGGTTTGGCTTATGTCCACGCGCAGGGTGCGGTGCATCGCGATCTCAAGCCATCCAATATTATGGTTTTGGAAACCGAAGTGGGAATTGATACTACGATTCTGGATCTGGGACTGGCAAAACTCAGGCATTTGCACAGCGCTTCTATTACGCATACGGGCGCGACGATTGGTACGGCAGAATATATGTCGCCAGAGCAGGGTAAGGGGTTATGGGTGGATCATCGGTCAGATTTGTATTCATTGGGCGTGATTTTATATGAGATGCTTACGGGTACGCCGCCATTTTCTGGACAAAACCCGGTGTCCGTTATTTTGAAGCATATTCGAGAGTCACCGCCATCAATGGCTGAAGCCCATGTCGAGGTTCCGGCCCAGACGCAACAAATTGTGCTGAAGTTGCTGGCAAAGGAGCCTGTTGATCGTTATCAGTCGGCAGAAGAACTGGTGCAGGCGTTAAATGGTGTGGCATCATCGGGGTTTGTGCTACCGGATGACGAGCAGCGCGATGTGCATAGAAAAGTGATGCGGCCGCAATTTGTCGGGCGCGAATCCGAGATGAAGACGTTGCGTGCGATGTTGCGGGATGTACAAGCTGGCGAGCAGCGCGTGGTTTTGATCTCGGGTGAGGCAGGGGTGGGCAAATCGAGACTGGCTGAAGAATTATTGGGTGACGCTTTGATCCACGATTTTCTTTGTTTGAAAGGGGCAGGGCGGGAAGAGGGTGGACAAATATACGGTGCGTTGATCGATGCTTTTCAGCGGGTAAAAACGACGGATTTGGTGGGGAGAGTGCCCGATTCATTAGAGACGGACAAGTTTTCTGTTATGGAGCACTGGTTGCAGTTATTAAAGCGTCTGCGGCAGAAACAGCCCATTGTGTTGTGTTTGGAAGATATTCAATGGCTTGATGAGTTGTCGTTGGAATTTTTACAGTATGTGCTGCGCGATCCAGAACCGTGTCCATTTTTGTTATGTCTGACTTGCCAATGGTCCAACAGGGAATCCATTCCAAACGAAGTTGAGAATTTTATACACGGCAATGAATTTGCTAAGGCGACCCGGATTCAGTTGGGAGACCTACCGCGAGAAGAGGTGGGGTATTTAGCGGCGTCGATGTTGGGAGAGCGATCCATACCGCCAGATGCATTGCAAACTCTGTTCAGAGAGACGGGTGGGCAACCCCTGTTTGTCGTGGAGGCTGTGAGGACGCTGGTGCATGCCGATGTGGTTCGGCAAGATGTGTATGGCGATTGGCAGTGGGGAGAATTTCCCGAAACCCTGTTATCCGATGATATCTCAGAGGTTTTGTACAGGCGCATAACTACTCTTTCTGCGGTGCAACGTCAGGTCATGGAATACGCGTGTGTTTTTTTGAATGATTTTTCTTTTGAATTATTGGCTTCTATCTGGCTTGGTGATGAGTTGGAGTTGTTGGAAATACTTGAAGGCCTGATTGATGAAGGGCTGTTAATTACTTATGGCGATGAAGAGCGGTATCGTTTTTCACAGGGTTTGTATCGGCGGGCAATTTACGACCGCATGCAAGATGTGCGGCGGCGTCTGTTGCATCGAGAAATTGGCAATGTTCTGGAAGAGTCGGAAGATGTAGAAGAATTGACGGAAGAATTAGCGGATCATTTTGCAGCGGCGGGAGAACAAAATAAGGCTGTGAAATATATGCGTCTATCGGGCAAAAAAGCATTGGTAAAACACGCTTATCGCCAGGCATTGAGACGGTTTGAGGCTGTTCGAGATCGGACAACGAATGACGATTTTGAATCACCAGTAGATGCGATCGAATTTTTGTGCGATTATGCAGATGCGCTACGCAATTGTGGCCAGTACAATAGGGCACTGGAATTTTTAGACGAGGCAAAGGCGTTATTGCCCGCTGACCGGAAAGATTTAAAGGCGCATGTTTTGAATCGTAAAGGTGGTATTTACAGCTTAAATCGACGTGGAGAAATTGCAGAAAAATATATGCTGGAGGCATTGCGACTTTATCGGGAACTCGGTGATCTCGACGGAGAAATTCAAGCATTGAGCAGTTTGGCTCATTTGTGCGATGTGTCTGGACGGCACGAAGAAGCTGTTGCATATATGCGTAGGGAAATGGAGAAATATGCTACGCTAGGAAAGGTTCAAAACGAAGCTATTGTACAAGTGCGAGAAGGTCAGGCTACCTTAATGAAATTTCGATTTGAGACTGCCAAAGCACACTTAGAGGCCACTGTAAAGACATCTCAGAGACTTGGTCTTGAATACTATCGCGTTTGGGCACTCAATTTGCTTTCGCGAGTTCATTTTTATTTGGGCGATTTCAATCGTGCAGAAACAATTTGCTATGAAGTCATAGGTGAGTGGCGAAAACGAGGCGATGTGTACTGGGAAGCAGTGAATTTTCTCTATCTGGGAGAATTGGCACTGGAACGCGGTGATTTTACAGGAGCATTGGAATATGCCGAGACCTCGGTGGAGCGGTTTTTGCAAACACCGCGAAGAGATTATGTCTATCGCACTTATGCGATTGCGGCAACGGCTGCTGCGAGAATGGGAGATATAGAAGTAGCACTCGAATGGGCAGAAAGAGCCAGCGAAGGTACGCAGCAAACATCGGGTATGTTCACGGGCATATTGCCCTTGGTGTATTCTGGTATTGGTGTTGCTTTCGCCCAGGCAGGGCGGACTGCTGAGGCAGTAGAGGCTTTTGAGCAGGCGATTGAATGCCGAAGAGAATCCAAAGGCGATCACTGGGCGCGTGCATTGCTGATAGCAGGGGAGTTTTATCTCGAGCGCGGTGATGTACCAAAAGCACAAGCACATCTTGAAGCGGCAAAACAGGCGTTTGAAGAAATGGAAATGTCTTATTTTCTGGAGAAAACACAGGTGTTATTAGATCAATTGCGTGAATCTTCTCGCAACGAGGATGCTGTATTCAGTTCTGAGATTTCAGTCGATACGTTATCTGTTGATCGCTTGCGCTTGCTTTACGATGTGAGCCGAGAATTGACAACAGAGCACGATGTCAAGGTGTTATTAGATCGAACTCTGGGTAATTTGTTGACTGTCTATTCAGCAGAGCGGGTGGTTATTGCGATTAAAAATGAGACCCCAAAAGGCTTTGTGGTCGATGCTGCGCGCCACCACAATTTAGAGGTAGATGATGCAGAAGCACTGAGTGGGAGTATTATTCGTCGGGTTATTGAAACAAATGAACCCGTTTTGAGCATTGATGCACAGACAGATGACAGGCTAAATCGCTATCAGAGCGTGATAGACTACAATATTCGATCTGTATTGTGTGTGCCCCTATTTCATGTTAAGGAAGGTGTTATCGGTGCGCTATATGTGGATCATCGCGGCATAGGCAACGCATTTTCTGAAGCTGATCAGACGTTTTTACAGGCTTTTGCAAATCTGGTGGGTGTAGCACTGGTCAATGCGAGGATGTACGAACAATTGGAAGAGAAAGCACAATATTTGCAGCAACAGGTCGAAAGGCGGTACCGACTTGATGACCTGGTCGGCCAGAGTGATGTTATGCAGGCGATCTACCGGCTTATAGAAACTGCTGCAAAGAGCGATATTCCCGTGCTTGTACAGGGCGAAACAGGTACGGGCAAAGAATTGGCAGCGCGTGCCATACACTACAATAGTACGCGCAAAGACCAGCGGTTTTTGTCGCAAAATTGTGCTACACTCTCACCAGAGTTGTTGCAGAGTGAGTTGTTTGGGCATAAAAAAGGGGCGTTTACTGGCGCGACTGAAGATCATAAGGGGATTTTTGAGGCGGCCAATAGGGGTACGGTTTTTTTGGATGAAATCGCCGATGCCCCACCGCAGTTGCAAAGGAGTTTGTTGCGGGTGTTGCAGGAAGGGGAGATTCGGCGTGTTGGAGAAACAGTGGATTGCACAGTGGATGTACGCATTATTGCAGCGACCAATCGAGACTTAAAAAAAGAAGTTGAAAAAGGTTCTTTCCGCGAAGATTTGTATTATCGGTTGCAGGGGGTACAGATCGATATGCCGCCTTTGCGAGAACACCTTGAAGATGTGCCATTATTGGCTGAACATCTGCTCATTCGCGCAAAAGAAGATGTAAACAAGTTGGTTGGAGGGCTGACGTTAGGTGCGATCAAAGTGCTTACAAGTCACAGATGGTCGGGTAATGTACGCGAGTTAGAGAATGTGATTCGGCTTGCTGTTGTATTGGCAGAAGAAGAGGGTGATATTACGCCCGATTTGTTTTCAATAGCTGCCGGGCATGCGGTGTCAGATGTCTCTGTCGAATTTCAGGGGTATTTACAAGATCGTGTCCAGGAGTATGAAAAACAATTGATTCGAGACACGCTCGAGAAGTACGAGGGCAATATTACTCATACCGCCAGAGAATTGGGAATGACGCGCGCAGGTTTGCAAAAAAAGATCAATCGTCTGGGGTTGAGATAG
- a CDS encoding glycosyltransferase, which translates to MIFRRNKKPRPSGVVFCSVFPGGITLTQNPKFSVIIPTYNRANYVAEAIESVLKQTYQGFELIVVNDGSTDDTAEVIRRFGDRIRYMEKANGGKASAVNLGLKYVTGEYVWILDDDDIGLPNKLELHAAQFAEDPDLKFVYTGYEFIEGERSDVPVRSFEARMPPIGDMVMYLFGRFELCSPTVVAHRLCYDRVGCFDERLIRGQDYDMWIRMIRAGFKIGIIVQPTLLCRMHEGDRGSASDRFSASDIARKNREYLGLIVQKLYWELPLQAFYSRLAQDPDDPILIMKTLLRRLWMLPLPALQDEVLRDLDMLERHVEQHRLSFDDSAHRFLMGLKDTTEQTAPRVAKKVGKIMNLTH; encoded by the coding sequence ATCATATTTAGACGAAATAAAAAACCACGTCCTTCAGGCGTGGTTTTTTGTTCCGTTTTCCCAGGAGGCATAACTTTGACGCAAAATCCAAAATTTTCAGTGATTATCCCAACATATAATCGCGCGAACTATGTTGCGGAGGCTATTGAGAGCGTTTTGAAACAGACGTATCAGGGTTTTGAACTCATTGTGGTGAACGATGGTTCTACGGATGATACGGCAGAGGTGATCAGGCGGTTTGGAGATCGGATTCGCTATATGGAAAAGGCAAATGGTGGGAAGGCGTCTGCTGTGAATCTGGGTCTGAAATACGTGACGGGGGAGTATGTTTGGATTCTGGATGATGATGATATCGGGTTGCCGAATAAGCTCGAGTTGCACGCGGCGCAGTTTGCAGAGGATCCGGATTTGAAATTTGTCTATACGGGTTATGAATTCATAGAGGGGGAGAGAAGCGATGTGCCCGTGCGATCTTTTGAAGCGAGGATGCCGCCCATAGGCGATATGGTGATGTATTTGTTCGGGCGGTTTGAATTGTGCAGTCCAACGGTGGTTGCCCATCGGTTGTGTTATGATAGGGTCGGCTGTTTTGACGAGCGTTTGATTCGCGGGCAAGATTACGATATGTGGATTCGCATGATACGCGCTGGGTTTAAGATAGGTATTATCGTACAGCCCACGCTTCTATGTCGCATGCACGAGGGTGACCGAGGTTCGGCGTCTGATCGCTTTTCTGCGAGCGATATTGCCAGGAAGAACCGGGAATATCTGGGGCTTATTGTGCAGAAGTTGTATTGGGAGTTGCCCCTACAGGCTTTTTACAGTCGTTTGGCTCAAGATCCAGATGACCCGATTTTGATTATGAAGACCCTGTTGAGGCGTTTATGGATGCTGCCCCTTCCCGCACTACAGGACGAGGTGTTGCGCGATTTGGATATGCTGGAAAGACATGTCGAGCAGCACCGCTTGTCATTTGATGACTCTGCACACCGTTTTTTGATGGGTCTGAAGGATACAACTGAACAGACTGCGCCCCGTGTTGCCAAAAAGGTTGGAAAAATCATGAATTTGACGCATTGA